The Exiguobacterium aurantiacum DSM 6208 genome includes a window with the following:
- a CDS encoding flagellar hook capping FlgD N-terminal domain-containing protein: MTTIQPKTNDFSLPDQSAPKATNQYDKNMFLKLLLAQLANQDPMSPMEDREFIAQMAQFSSLEQMQTISKQLDSVLVDRHMSSISEFSNMIGKTIDYKTETATETIRGSARVISISRTDEAGYMADLEDGTSVSVYDITSIKQA; encoded by the coding sequence ATGACGACCATCCAACCGAAGACGAATGATTTCTCGTTGCCAGATCAATCAGCCCCAAAAGCAACGAATCAATACGACAAAAACATGTTCTTGAAATTGCTGCTCGCGCAGCTCGCGAACCAAGATCCGATGTCGCCGATGGAAGACCGAGAGTTTATCGCCCAGATGGCACAGTTCTCTTCACTCGAGCAGATGCAGACAATTTCGAAGCAGCTCGATTCGGTGCTCGTCGACCGTCATATGTCATCTATCTCCGAGTTCAGCAACATGATTGGCAAGACGATCGACTATAAGACCGAGACGGCCACCGAGACGATCAGAGGATCGGCTCGTGTCATCTCAATTTCGAGAACGGACGAGGCCGGTTATATGGCAGACCTTGAAGACGGCACGTCCGTCAGCGTATACGACATCACGTCCATCAAACAAGCATAG
- the flgC gene encoding flagellar basal body rod protein FlgC: protein MGMFDSFHISATALTSQRLRMDTVSANIANAQTTRGKLVDGEWQPYTRKMTVLQEAPFQKQLAGAVKGGVQVARIVEDEAPYKLSYDPSHPDADERGYVQLPNVDLLKEMVDLMGATRSYEANIAAMNATKAMLVKAMEIGKG from the coding sequence ATGGGCATGTTCGATAGTTTTCATATATCGGCGACGGCATTGACGTCACAGCGACTACGTATGGACACCGTGTCGGCAAACATTGCCAACGCCCAGACGACGCGCGGTAAGCTCGTCGATGGGGAGTGGCAACCGTATACGCGTAAGATGACGGTGTTGCAGGAAGCGCCGTTCCAGAAACAACTGGCGGGCGCCGTGAAGGGCGGGGTGCAAGTCGCACGCATCGTCGAGGACGAAGCCCCGTACAAGTTGTCTTACGACCCGAGCCATCCCGACGCGGACGAACGAGGGTACGTGCAATTGCCGAACGTGGATTTACTAAAAGAGATGGTCGACTTGATGGGCGCCACTCGTTCGTATGAGGCGAATATCGCCGCAATGAATGCGACGAAAGCGATGCTCGTCAAAGCGATGGAAATTGGTAAAGGATAA
- a CDS encoding FliH/SctL family protein: MTSLSSVIKRGRATSLRPQRIDSKPLFETVDVLPEVDHESEIADRYEKLKQEEAAANERLHASQEALERLKDDTLAAAYEEGRAAGFAQGQTEGKAEFEELTTRLNTVLVELERLYDDKWRSAEQHLVALAVEVGAKLTTDLVRKEETLFADMIRQQLLRELDAESLTVYVHPTRLASIQRFESTWRSEQTPLLKYRADASLSETSVRIETPQHGTELDLSYSLERIRSNIEEVLADGAY, from the coding sequence ATGACATCGTTGTCTAGTGTGATCAAACGAGGGCGTGCGACCTCGCTCCGACCGCAACGGATCGACTCGAAGCCGTTATTTGAGACGGTCGATGTATTACCCGAAGTCGATCACGAGTCAGAGATCGCAGACCGCTATGAAAAACTCAAGCAAGAAGAAGCCGCAGCCAACGAACGCTTACACGCCTCACAAGAAGCGTTAGAGCGTCTGAAGGACGACACGCTTGCGGCTGCGTACGAAGAAGGTCGTGCTGCCGGTTTCGCGCAAGGCCAGACGGAAGGGAAGGCAGAGTTCGAAGAATTGACGACACGGTTGAACACCGTGCTCGTCGAACTCGAACGACTATACGACGACAAGTGGCGTTCAGCCGAACAGCACCTCGTCGCCCTCGCCGTCGAAGTCGGCGCCAAGTTGACGACCGACCTCGTGCGTAAAGAAGAGACGTTATTCGCTGATATGATTCGCCAACAACTGCTCCGAGAATTAGATGCCGAGTCGTTGACGGTTTATGTCCATCCGACTCGTCTCGCCTCGATTCAACGGTTCGAGTCGACGTGGCGGTCTGAACAGACGCCACTGCTGAAATATCGGGCGGACGCGAGCTTGTCAGAGACGAGTGTCCGCATCGAGACGCCGCAACACGGCACTGAACTCGATTTGTCGTACAGTTTGGAACGGATCCGCTCTAACATCGAGGAGGTCTTGGCCGATGGCGCTTATTGA
- the fliG gene encoding flagellar motor switch protein FliG, with product MNYAKQSNREKAAMLMISLGPEVASSVYKHLSEEEMEQLTLQISALKKVSSEQKEAIMGEFHELAMAQSYITQGGIGFAKTVLEKAVGEEKAMALIHRLTSTLQVRPFEFARKADPKQLLNFIQNEHPQTIALILAHLEPVKSGQILSELPPEIQSEVAKRIATMDRLNPDVIHEVEQILEKNLSQTDMQDYAQSGGIEAVVEVLNGVDRTTERTILDALEIEDPELAEEIKKRMFVFEDIVTLDSRAIQRIIREVANDDLLLALKVSSEEVKQVIFKNMSQRMVDTFKEDMEFMGPVRLRDVEEAQSRIVGIIRRLEDVGEIVISRGGGDDIVV from the coding sequence GTGAACTATGCAAAACAATCGAACCGAGAAAAAGCGGCGATGCTCATGATCTCGCTCGGACCGGAAGTGGCGTCGAGCGTCTACAAGCATTTGTCCGAAGAAGAGATGGAACAGTTGACGCTTCAAATCTCGGCATTGAAGAAAGTGTCTTCTGAACAAAAAGAAGCGATCATGGGAGAGTTTCATGAACTCGCCATGGCGCAGAGCTATATTACGCAAGGGGGCATCGGGTTCGCGAAAACGGTGCTCGAAAAAGCGGTCGGCGAAGAGAAGGCGATGGCACTCATCCATCGTCTCACGTCGACGCTTCAAGTCCGACCGTTCGAGTTCGCGCGTAAAGCCGATCCGAAACAACTTTTGAACTTCATCCAGAACGAGCATCCTCAGACGATCGCTTTGATTTTGGCGCATCTCGAGCCGGTCAAATCTGGTCAAATCTTGTCCGAACTACCGCCCGAGATTCAATCGGAAGTCGCCAAGCGGATCGCCACGATGGACCGTCTCAATCCGGACGTCATCCATGAAGTCGAACAGATCCTTGAGAAGAACTTGTCGCAAACCGACATGCAGGATTATGCGCAGTCTGGAGGCATCGAAGCTGTGGTCGAAGTGCTCAACGGCGTCGACCGCACGACAGAACGAACGATACTCGACGCGCTCGAGATCGAAGACCCGGAACTGGCCGAAGAAATCAAGAAGCGGATGTTCGTCTTCGAAGACATCGTCACGCTCGACTCGCGGGCGATTCAACGAATCATTCGCGAAGTCGCAAACGACGATTTACTGCTCGCCCTCAAAGTGTCGTCCGAAGAAGTCAAACAAGTCATCTTCAAAAACATGTCACAACGTATGGTCGATACGTTCAAAGAAGATATGGAATTCATGGGGCCTGTCCGGTTGCGTGACGTCGAAGAGGCGCAAAGCCGAATCGTCGGCATCATCCGTCGCCTAGAAGACGTCGGAGAAATCGTGATCAGCCGCGGCGGAGGAGATGACATCGTTGTCTAG
- the hslU gene encoding ATP-dependent protease ATPase subunit HslU translates to MKRELTPRQIVSELDRFVIGQKDAKRAVAIALRNRYRRQKLSADLRDEVTPKNILMIGPTGVGKTEIARRLAKLVGAPFIKVEATKFTEVGYVGRDVESMVRDLVEASVRLVKEDKKEGVKDEAEAAATERILDALQGKAKAEPTTANPFEALFGGQAQKPQEPSTEHASDRSQLRRLLELGELEDRLIEVNLEEKQTVDLFQGQGMEGLSNLQDMLGQIVPKKRKKRKLPVREARPLIVAEEAENLLDMNEVHDEAVQRSEQMGIIFVDEIDKIATKSQDHAGVSREGVQRDILPIVEGSTVVTKYGPVKTDHVLFIAAGAFHMAKPSDLIPELQGRFPIRVELSSLTEEDFVKILTEPSQALIKQYTALLESEEIGVEFTHEAIEEIAKIATHVNRETDDIGARRLYTIMERVLEDLSFEAADMPQTSVQITPAYVKEKVGSIAEDRDLSQYIL, encoded by the coding sequence ATGAAACGTGAATTGACACCACGCCAAATCGTGTCGGAGCTAGACCGGTTCGTCATCGGACAAAAAGATGCGAAGCGGGCAGTCGCGATCGCGCTTCGCAACCGCTATCGCCGTCAAAAGTTGAGTGCGGACCTGCGCGACGAAGTCACGCCGAAAAACATCTTAATGATCGGACCGACCGGCGTCGGGAAGACCGAGATCGCTCGTCGGCTAGCCAAACTAGTCGGAGCACCATTCATTAAAGTCGAGGCGACGAAGTTCACCGAGGTCGGTTACGTCGGCCGTGACGTCGAATCGATGGTGCGAGACCTCGTCGAGGCATCCGTACGTCTTGTCAAAGAAGACAAGAAGGAAGGTGTGAAAGACGAGGCGGAGGCCGCTGCGACAGAACGTATTCTTGATGCGTTGCAAGGAAAGGCGAAAGCCGAACCGACCACGGCCAACCCGTTTGAGGCGTTGTTCGGCGGGCAAGCCCAAAAGCCGCAAGAACCATCGACAGAGCATGCGTCTGACCGCTCACAGCTACGCCGTTTACTCGAGCTCGGTGAGTTGGAAGATCGTTTGATCGAGGTTAACCTCGAAGAGAAGCAGACCGTCGATTTGTTCCAAGGTCAAGGGATGGAAGGATTGTCGAACCTGCAAGACATGCTCGGCCAAATCGTCCCGAAAAAACGGAAAAAACGAAAGCTTCCTGTCCGGGAGGCCAGACCGCTCATCGTCGCTGAAGAGGCGGAGAACTTACTCGACATGAATGAAGTTCACGACGAGGCCGTGCAGCGCAGTGAACAGATGGGGATCATTTTCGTCGATGAGATCGATAAGATTGCCACGAAGTCACAAGATCACGCTGGCGTCTCCCGTGAAGGGGTGCAACGTGACATCTTGCCGATCGTCGAAGGTTCGACGGTCGTCACGAAATACGGACCGGTCAAGACGGACCATGTCCTCTTCATCGCAGCCGGCGCGTTCCATATGGCGAAACCGTCCGATCTGATTCCAGAACTTCAAGGACGTTTCCCGATTCGTGTCGAGTTGAGCAGCCTGACCGAAGAGGATTTCGTGAAGATTTTGACGGAACCGTCACAGGCGCTCATCAAACAGTACACAGCTTTGCTCGAGTCTGAAGAAATTGGTGTCGAGTTCACGCATGAGGCGATTGAAGAGATTGCGAAGATTGCCACGCACGTCAACCGGGAGACCGATGACATCGGCGCGCGTCGCTTGTATACGATCATGGAGCGCGTGCTCGAGGACTTGTCGTTCGAGGCGGCCGATATGCCGCAGACGAGCGTTCAAATCACACCAGCATATGTCAAAGAGAAAGTCGGCTCGATCGCGGAAGATCGAGACCTTAGCCAATATATACTATAA
- a CDS encoding MotE family protein yields MNWQSFITGKGSKLMEKENNKRGVQLLVALVLVPAIFLLVGGIVVMNYAMDRPLMSVPFLEIKEERPVEKNVNVTGIDSDASNRLKVANAEIEKLRGENVELTNEVKARQEEVSRLIKERDRLLTELSAAAATEETTSDVSRVYEEMSAKQAAAIMNELESPQVANLLKQLSPKQQADILGRMDAQRAAVVTQLLQ; encoded by the coding sequence ATGAACTGGCAGTCATTCATCACGGGAAAGGGAAGTAAGCTGATGGAAAAAGAGAACAATAAGCGCGGGGTGCAGTTGTTAGTCGCTCTTGTCCTCGTCCCGGCGATTTTCCTACTCGTCGGAGGCATCGTCGTCATGAACTACGCGATGGACCGTCCGCTCATGTCGGTACCGTTCCTCGAAATCAAAGAAGAGCGCCCGGTCGAGAAGAACGTCAACGTGACGGGGATCGATTCGGACGCGTCGAATCGCTTGAAAGTCGCGAACGCTGAAATCGAGAAACTTCGCGGCGAGAACGTCGAGCTGACGAATGAGGTGAAGGCGCGCCAAGAGGAAGTGTCCCGTCTCATCAAAGAGCGAGACCGTCTGTTAACCGAATTGAGCGCCGCGGCCGCAACGGAAGAGACGACCTCGGACGTGTCACGTGTGTATGAAGAAATGTCGGCCAAACAGGCGGCGGCCATCATGAACGAGCTTGAAAGCCCGCAAGTGGCCAATCTGTTAAAACAATTGTCGCCAAAGCAACAAGCCGACATATTAGGGCGGATGGATGCGCAACGGGCAGCCGTTGTCACCCAGTTGCTCCAGTAG
- the codY gene encoding GTP-sensing pleiotropic transcriptional regulator CodY: protein MNLLDKTRQLNTMLQQEASAHVDFKEMADKMREVLEANTFIVSRRGRLLGFAIKQQIENERMKAFLVDRQFPEPYASNLFNVKETTENIDIDSEYTAFPVENRELFLESKTTIVPIIGGGERLGTLVLGRLNNEFTQDDLVLAEYSATVVGMEILREKAAEAEASARKKAVVQMAINSLSYSELEAIEHIFEELGGNEGLLVASKIADRVGITRSVIVNALRKLESAGVIESRSLGMKGTYIKILNDNFLFELQKLKSN from the coding sequence ATGAACTTACTAGATAAAACACGACAATTGAACACGATGCTTCAACAAGAGGCGAGCGCACACGTTGACTTTAAAGAAATGGCCGACAAGATGCGTGAAGTGCTCGAAGCGAACACGTTCATCGTCAGCCGCCGCGGCCGTCTGCTCGGCTTCGCGATCAAACAACAAATCGAGAACGAGCGGATGAAGGCGTTTCTCGTCGACCGTCAGTTCCCAGAACCGTACGCGTCGAACTTGTTTAACGTGAAAGAGACGACGGAAAACATCGACATCGACAGCGAGTATACAGCTTTCCCGGTTGAGAACCGTGAACTTTTCCTCGAGTCGAAAACGACGATCGTCCCGATTATCGGTGGAGGTGAACGTCTCGGCACACTCGTGCTCGGTCGTTTGAACAACGAGTTCACCCAAGACGACCTCGTGCTCGCAGAATACAGCGCGACGGTCGTAGGGATGGAAATTCTTCGTGAGAAGGCAGCAGAAGCTGAGGCGTCAGCTCGGAAGAAAGCGGTTGTGCAAATGGCAATCAACTCCCTCTCGTATTCGGAGCTTGAGGCGATCGAGCACATTTTCGAAGAACTCGGTGGTAACGAAGGACTGTTAGTCGCTTCCAAAATTGCCGATAGAGTGGGAATTACTCGTTCGGTCATCGTCAACGCACTTCGTAAACTCGAGAGTGCCGGTGTCATTGAATCACGTTCGCTTGGAATGAAAGGAACGTATATTAAGATATTGAATGATAATTTCTTGTTCGAATTACAGAAGCTGAAATCGAATTGA
- a CDS encoding flagellar FliJ family protein — MNRLLLERIMPIAEHAKEETATEVRGLKARLEGDMEELYRLVVTYETLMKSQDEQEGVIDLLMSQYREKAREQLKRQIETQQLVVQQSRNRYHLAQERLLGKVVEEKKYVTLHEKASQHEVAVSKLTEQHFIDELAVIHHGKGK; from the coding sequence ATGAACAGGTTATTACTAGAACGCATCATGCCGATCGCCGAACACGCGAAAGAAGAGACGGCGACCGAAGTGAGAGGGCTCAAGGCGCGCCTTGAGGGCGACATGGAGGAGCTGTATCGTCTCGTCGTGACATACGAGACGCTCATGAAGAGTCAAGACGAACAGGAAGGTGTCATCGATTTGCTCATGTCTCAATATCGTGAGAAAGCACGCGAACAATTGAAACGACAAATCGAGACACAACAACTCGTCGTCCAACAGTCACGTAATCGATATCACTTGGCTCAAGAGCGACTGCTCGGGAAAGTCGTCGAGGAGAAGAAGTACGTGACGCTCCATGAAAAAGCGAGCCAGCACGAAGTGGCTGTTTCAAAATTGACGGAGCAACACTTTATTGATGAACTGGCAGTCATTCATCACGGGAAAGGGAAGTAA
- the flgB gene encoding flagellar basal body rod protein FlgB: protein MNWIGTDYQLMKQAINHSVMNQKVISHNLSNIDTPNFRAKQAVFEQTLSNEMRLKLAGGRPSERAGTQVVDRAGGAMRSDGNNVDLDFEMSELARNQLQYEAMMEQLNRRLGGLKTVIRGGR, encoded by the coding sequence ATGAACTGGATTGGCACCGACTATCAATTGATGAAGCAAGCAATCAACCATTCGGTCATGAACCAAAAAGTAATCAGTCATAATTTGTCGAATATTGATACCCCGAACTTCCGGGCGAAGCAAGCCGTCTTCGAACAGACGTTGTCGAACGAGATGCGCCTGAAACTTGCCGGTGGGCGTCCGAGTGAACGGGCGGGCACACAAGTCGTGGATCGTGCCGGTGGCGCGATGCGAAGTGACGGGAACAACGTTGACCTCGATTTCGAGATGAGCGAGTTGGCCCGCAATCAGTTGCAATATGAGGCGATGATGGAGCAGCTCAACCGTCGGCTCGGCGGATTGAAGACTGTGATCCGAGGAGGTCGTTAA
- the fliI gene encoding flagellar protein export ATPase FliI, which yields MALIERVAATLARSPEDEYVRKVGRVCRVVGLMIESNGPSAFVGERCLIELPAGQSVEAEVVGFNEERVLLMPYGETTQIAPGCIVKGTGRMLQVPVGFELIGQVLDGLGRPLSGEAPATVKRYDVLRKPPNPLERPRILDSLSTGVRIIDGLLTVGKGQRVGLFAGSGVGKSTLLGMIAKRSSADINVIALIGERGREVKEFIENELGPEGMARSIVIVATSDQPPLVRLKGAYTATAIAEYFRDEGKEVVLMMDSVTRFAMAQREIGLATGEPPTSKGYTPSVFAMLPQLLERSGTAVAGSITAFYTVLVDGDDMNEPIADAVRGILDGHFVMDRALANRGQFPAIHVLKSISRVMNQIASPAHRESAITFRSWLATYLDAEDLINIGAYKKGTNPAIDTAIDQYPRLLTFLKQSIEEEASFEQTLDRLAQIARGES from the coding sequence ATGGCGCTTATTGAACGCGTCGCCGCAACGTTGGCGCGCTCACCGGAAGACGAGTACGTGCGTAAAGTCGGCCGTGTTTGCCGAGTCGTCGGACTTATGATCGAATCGAACGGACCGAGTGCCTTTGTCGGTGAAAGATGTCTGATCGAATTACCGGCCGGACAGTCCGTCGAGGCCGAAGTCGTCGGGTTCAACGAAGAGCGAGTGCTCCTCATGCCGTACGGGGAGACGACACAGATCGCTCCGGGCTGCATCGTCAAAGGGACCGGTCGTATGCTCCAAGTTCCGGTCGGCTTTGAACTGATCGGTCAAGTGTTAGACGGGCTCGGTCGTCCGCTATCGGGTGAAGCTCCGGCTACCGTGAAACGTTATGACGTGTTGCGCAAGCCGCCGAACCCGCTCGAACGGCCGCGCATTTTGGACAGTCTATCGACCGGTGTCCGTATTATCGACGGTCTGTTGACTGTCGGCAAAGGGCAGCGGGTCGGACTGTTCGCTGGTTCCGGGGTCGGGAAATCGACGTTGCTCGGGATGATCGCCAAACGGTCTTCGGCTGATATTAACGTCATCGCCTTGATTGGGGAGCGTGGCCGGGAAGTGAAGGAATTCATTGAAAACGAACTTGGACCGGAAGGGATGGCCCGTTCGATCGTTATCGTGGCGACGAGCGATCAGCCCCCGCTCGTCCGGTTGAAAGGCGCCTACACGGCGACAGCGATCGCCGAGTACTTCAGAGACGAAGGGAAAGAAGTCGTGTTGATGATGGACTCGGTGACCCGCTTCGCCATGGCGCAACGAGAGATCGGCCTGGCGACCGGTGAGCCACCGACGTCGAAAGGGTACACGCCGTCAGTCTTCGCGATGTTGCCGCAACTGCTTGAACGGAGTGGCACGGCCGTGGCGGGCTCGATCACTGCGTTCTACACGGTGCTCGTCGATGGGGACGATATGAACGAACCGATCGCCGATGCGGTACGGGGGATCCTCGACGGTCACTTCGTCATGGACCGAGCACTTGCCAACCGTGGCCAGTTCCCGGCCATCCATGTCTTGAAGTCGATCAGTCGGGTCATGAACCAGATCGCCTCACCCGCGCATCGGGAGAGCGCGATAACATTTCGGAGCTGGCTCGCCACGTATTTGGACGCCGAGGACTTGATCAACATCGGAGCGTACAAAAAAGGGACGAACCCGGCCATCGATACGGCCATTGATCAATATCCGCGACTGCTCACATTTTTAAAGCAGTCGATTGAAGAAGAGGCATCGTTCGAGCAGACGCTCGATCGTCTGGCCCAAATCGCAAGAGGTGAATCATGA
- a CDS encoding flagellar hook-length control protein FliK, which produces MNIALLAQAVQGTTQKGGEATPSPTGQFLQLLSSMLGTFIETPEAEMEPAEPKQTIALDQLSNELEQWLQKPESLEWLKALPQDAYRQFMDAYTGLLSQAGTAVVTDELAVQAQAQAPLVTNTLVPVPTLKERDVKGEADKGALEANVRVIQQIVTQFNGTLGQTPKTVPAPKQVETSWTSIVKETIELVPKGTTWTKPQIDVDTIMYASKSSLPENLKARIEAALHRAPFQSGADGSKVFTVRLYPEQLGELVVKLERTNGELVVKLFASNQDAKQLLQSQLQQLHQTLQPLSPNVRVELNLTQQALDAKSSTFSGEQSEAEQEQQEPSKGESEDDDHPTEDE; this is translated from the coding sequence ATGAATATCGCCTTGCTCGCCCAAGCGGTTCAAGGAACGACGCAAAAAGGCGGGGAAGCAACGCCTTCCCCGACCGGTCAATTTTTACAGTTGCTGTCTTCGATGCTCGGAACGTTCATCGAGACGCCTGAAGCGGAAATGGAGCCCGCTGAGCCGAAACAAACGATTGCGCTCGACCAATTGTCAAACGAACTTGAACAGTGGCTTCAAAAGCCTGAGAGCCTCGAATGGTTGAAAGCGTTACCGCAAGATGCGTATCGTCAGTTCATGGATGCTTATACCGGTTTGTTGTCCCAAGCTGGCACAGCTGTCGTCACGGACGAACTTGCCGTGCAGGCACAAGCCCAAGCACCACTCGTGACAAATACGCTCGTCCCGGTACCGACGTTGAAAGAACGCGACGTAAAAGGCGAGGCGGACAAAGGGGCGCTCGAAGCGAACGTCCGTGTCATTCAACAAATCGTGACGCAGTTTAACGGCACGTTAGGACAGACCCCTAAAACAGTACCCGCTCCAAAACAAGTTGAAACATCGTGGACGTCGATCGTGAAAGAGACGATCGAGTTGGTCCCGAAAGGAACAACTTGGACAAAACCGCAAATCGATGTGGACACAATCATGTACGCTTCGAAAAGCTCGCTTCCGGAAAATTTGAAGGCCCGGATTGAAGCGGCGCTTCATCGGGCCCCGTTCCAAAGCGGGGCGGATGGGTCGAAAGTATTCACCGTCCGGCTTTATCCGGAACAACTAGGAGAACTTGTCGTGAAGCTCGAACGGACGAACGGTGAACTCGTCGTGAAGTTGTTCGCGAGCAACCAAGATGCGAAGCAACTGCTCCAATCGCAACTTCAGCAGTTGCATCAAACACTCCAACCGCTCTCGCCGAACGTTCGGGTCGAACTGAACTTGACGCAACAGGCACTCGATGCGAAATCTTCGACGTTCTCAGGGGAACAGTCAGAAGCAGAGCAGGAGCAGCAGGAACCATCGAAAGGAGAGTCAGAAGATGACGACCATCCAACCGAAGACGAATGA
- the fliE gene encoding flagellar hook-basal body complex protein FliE: MQINPVSMIGTQPTTLPSVKDTPSQFGSYLNEAMRSLNDVQQATSAARADLAVGKADLHQVMIQSEESSIAMQLAIEVRNKAVEAYQEMMRMQV, from the coding sequence ATGCAGATTAATCCGGTTTCAATGATTGGGACGCAACCGACCACGCTTCCGAGTGTGAAGGATACCCCATCTCAGTTTGGATCATACTTGAACGAAGCGATGCGGTCGCTGAACGACGTGCAACAAGCGACGAGCGCGGCTCGGGCTGACTTGGCCGTCGGTAAGGCCGACCTTCACCAAGTGATGATTCAAAGCGAAGAGTCGTCGATTGCGATGCAACTCGCGATAGAGGTGCGGAACAAAGCTGTCGAAGCTTATCAAGAAATGATGCGAATGCAAGTTTAA
- the fliF gene encoding flagellar basal-body MS-ring/collar protein FliF → MNEKLKERFSSLTGSIKEMPANRKIFWGIVIAGVLLVAVILTMLLARPNMAPLYTNLSAQEAGEVTEKLTADGVKSEIKATSNGVSVYVPSERVDQLKVNLAAAGIPKSGAIDYSFFSDNAGFGTTDREMAVIERSAMQTELERLITQIEGINQAKVIISLPEKSVFLAEDQGEPTASIVLNLGAGMNLEPATIKGLYHLISKSVPNLKPENISVMDQYFTYYDLDQSTMAGGGSSDPLALKRQVEKDVRQQIQQMLSVLLGERSVLVSVTADIDTTQTAEEQNLVTPVNEDNMEGIVTSAERIAEAYTGGTGTTTAAGTAENDTVNFPAATGNGTEESEKNHEIINYEVNRITKQIQNAPYTIRDLGVQLIVEPPNGATTIDPQLEGDLETMMYSIIRTSLAKTGEALTEAELEQKVVVVSRPFAETQEAAAVEQPTQWWMYAAAAGAVLLLALVFFALRKRKEEPLSETNEWEVPYEDEVPDLDLEERGEGAVKKKQLEKLAESNPEEFAKLLRTWMSEE, encoded by the coding sequence ATGAATGAAAAGTTAAAAGAACGATTCAGTTCACTGACCGGTTCGATCAAGGAGATGCCTGCGAACCGAAAAATCTTTTGGGGCATCGTCATCGCCGGCGTACTTCTCGTCGCGGTGATCCTCACCATGTTACTCGCTCGACCGAATATGGCGCCGCTATACACCAACTTGTCAGCGCAAGAAGCCGGAGAAGTGACGGAAAAATTGACGGCCGACGGGGTGAAGTCGGAAATCAAGGCGACGTCGAACGGTGTGAGCGTCTATGTGCCGAGTGAACGGGTCGACCAGTTGAAAGTAAACTTGGCGGCAGCCGGCATCCCAAAATCGGGCGCCATCGATTACAGCTTCTTCAGTGACAACGCCGGATTTGGAACGACCGACCGGGAAATGGCCGTGATCGAACGGAGTGCGATGCAAACCGAGCTCGAACGATTGATCACGCAAATCGAAGGCATCAACCAAGCGAAAGTCATCATTTCTTTGCCGGAAAAATCGGTGTTCTTGGCTGAAGACCAAGGGGAGCCGACGGCGTCAATCGTCTTAAACCTCGGGGCCGGCATGAATTTAGAGCCAGCGACGATCAAAGGGTTGTACCACTTGATCAGCAAGAGTGTGCCGAACTTGAAACCGGAGAACATCTCGGTCATGGACCAATACTTCACGTATTACGATTTGGACCAATCGACAATGGCCGGTGGCGGTTCGTCTGACCCGCTCGCCTTGAAACGCCAAGTCGAGAAAGATGTCCGCCAACAGATCCAACAGATGTTGTCCGTCCTGCTCGGGGAACGAAGTGTCCTCGTCTCGGTGACGGCGGACATCGACACGACCCAGACGGCAGAAGAGCAAAATCTTGTCACACCGGTCAACGAAGACAACATGGAAGGAATCGTCACGTCCGCCGAACGGATCGCTGAAGCGTACACGGGCGGTACCGGGACGACGACTGCGGCGGGAACGGCTGAGAACGATACCGTCAACTTCCCAGCTGCGACCGGGAACGGGACCGAAGAGAGCGAGAAGAACCATGAGATCATCAACTATGAAGTGAACCGCATCACGAAACAAATTCAAAATGCACCGTATACGATTCGCGACCTTGGCGTCCAGCTCATCGTCGAACCACCGAACGGTGCGACGACGATTGACCCGCAGCTTGAAGGCGACCTTGAAACGATGATGTACTCGATCATCCGGACGTCGCTCGCGAAGACGGGCGAGGCGCTCACCGAGGCCGAACTCGAACAAAAAGTTGTCGTCGTCTCACGGCCATTCGCCGAGACGCAAGAGGCGGCTGCTGTCGAGCAACCGACGCAATGGTGGATGTATGCGGCTGCGGCCGGTGCCGTCCTGTTGCTCGCGCTCGTGTTCTTCGCACTCCGGAAACGGAAAGAAGAACCGCTCAGCGAGACGAACGAATGGGAAGTACCGTATGAGGACGAAGTGCCGGACCTCGACCTCGAAGAGCGGGGCGAAGGCGCCGTCAAGAAGAAACAGTTGGAGAAATTGGCGGAGAGCAACCCAGAGGAATTTGCCAAGCTTCTTCGCACTTGGATGTCTGAGGAGTGA